ATTTGGAAATGCAGTTAGGTCATTAGTAACGATGAGAAAAATCATTGACAGAATCATCGATGGTAATGACGCGGAGCTTATGTTTGAATTCGACTTTTTACCAATTACTTTATGTAACGCTACTGATTTCAAATAATAAATGTAATGCGACAAAGGGGTCACAATATGTGACCCCTTTGTTTATTTTTAAAAATGCATAAGAAGGATATTTTAATGAAAATCAACATGCAAAAATGGGCAGAAGATATCATCCAGGATAAGGATGTAAAAAAGGCGCAAACGGGATACTGCTTGCCGCGAACCGACTGCAGGCCTTCTGTCGCTGACTGAGATCGTCAGGAGCACGACGCTCGAGCTTCTGTAGCAAATGAAGCCTTACCCGCACTTCATATTATCTTCAGGCTGCTATCGCAAACCTGGATACATATTTCGCTGCTCTGGAAGAATTTAACGGTTCAAATTAAATTGTATTTATCAGTAAAGATGCGCATCTGACTGTAAATAAAAATATCTCCCAAAAGGAGGGCGTAGAAATTATAACCTTTAATAAGAACGATATTGTTTTTTACTCAAATGTCAAAGTGAGATACCGGGATAAGATATAATCTCTATCCCCGTTGCGTGTGTTAGGCTTGAAAAAGAGGAGGAGATTATTATGGATTTTGTTTCGATGTTAACCGAAGAAAACGCTTATATGTTTAACTCGATATGGGTTATGGTAGCTGCGGTATTCGTATTTTTGATGCAGCCTGGATTTGCATTGATGGAGAGTGGTTTTTCAAGGTCTAAAAATGCTTGTAATATCTGGCTGAAAAACTTATGTGATTTTTTGGTAGGTGCTCTTGTCTATTATTTTATCGGATTTGGCCTCATGTATGGAGATTCATGGCATGGAATTATTGGAATCAACGGCTTCTTCAATCCCCTTGATCAGAACCTGCAGATTTGGGACGGTATGACATTATCACCGCATATCTTCCTGCTATACCAGACGATGTTCTGTGCTACAACTGCTACGATAATCTCGGGAAGTGTAGCTGAACGCTTCAAGTTCAACTCTTATTTGATTGTAAGTGCTGTGATGACGGGTATTGTTTATCCGGTTTGTGGACATTGGATCTGGGGCGGCGGTTGGCTTGCGAATATCGGCTTCTCGGATTTCGCTGGATCCACAGCTGTTCACAGCGTCGGCGCGTACGCCGCGTTTGCGGGTGCATTTATGGTCGGACCTAGAATCGGAAAATACAAGAACGGCAAATCAAATGCTATTCCGGGTCATAACATACCAATGGGTCTTCTTGGCGCGTTCATCTTATGGTTTGGCTGGTATGGATTCAACCCGGGTTCAGAGCTTGGGCTCGATGAAGTTACGTTCTATACAACGATTACTACAACTATAGCTGCCAGCGCAGGAGGTCTTGCCGGCTTGTTCATCAGTTGGATAAAATACAAAAAACCAGACCCCACTTTGGCTGCAAACGGCGCATTGGCAGGACTTGTGGGTATCTGTACAGGTGTTGCTTCAGTAAGTTACATGGGTTCCCTGATAATCGGTTTGATTTGCGGTACAATGGTTGTTTTCAGCCTCCAGTTTGTGGAAAAGAAGCTGCGCGTTGACGATGTGGTTGGCGCTGTATCATTACATGGCTGCAGCGGTATTATCGGAACGCTTCTTGCTGGATTCCTCAGCAGAGACGCGGGATTGTTTTACGGCCACGGCGGGAGTTTCCTGCTGTCGCAGTTCATCGGCGTTATTGCCGTTGGGGCTTTCTGCCTAATCGTAACCTTCATTTTGTTTTTTGTTCTCAAAAAGACGTTGGGTATCCGTGTCTCGGAAGGGGAAGAGCTTGCCGGCCTGGATATGGAAGAACACGGCATGAATGCTTATCACCAATAAAGCGATATCATTATCGTCGTTCATGGCGAGGGTTGCGGACTTCAAGGTGGTTGTGTTGAGCATTATGTTCCCGATTCCTCGTGGGAGACTGCAACGGAAAAGAACAATGCAACAAAAGCAAGTCCAAAGTGGACTATATTATCGCAGTGAAATGCACATGGAAGTAATCGTGAATCACCCTGGGAATTCTTGATTAGGAATTCCCAGGGTGATTTGCTGTAGAATTATTTTATTTTATATTTAAAAAACCATAATATTCTTTGGGAACATTTTCTATTTGCATATCATCGTGAACAGTACAGGTCTTCCCAAGACCGATTTTGTTTATCATTGGTGAATATGCACTCAATGTTGTAATAATTCGTCATTTTTATAAGTTGCAGCATCAGTTGTTGATATAAAAGTGTTATTAGCTAAGTCACTCATTTGTACATTTTTATTAACTTGGCTAGTTTTTTCTCCGCCTAATGAAACGATTGATTGGGCGGCAACGACTCCAAATATCGTATTTTGTATAAGTGTTGAGTAATAGCTTATAGAAGTATGATGTTTTATGCTATATAATTTTGCTTTAGCAAATATGTTATATAAAAGGCCCCAAGTTGCTAGTCCATAGCCACATCCTTTTAGTTTAGGGTATTTTTTAGTTATTTTTAATACATAAGCTAAAGGTATGCCTAATATCCCACCTGTTATTAGATGTTCAATTTGGCCTAGGAGAAAGTTTTGGGGTTTTTTTGTTTGACGGGCAGGAATAAAAATTGAACCAGCGAAATGACCCCATAGTGCTTCAGAAAAATGGATTTTATACAAAAATAGGTTAGCAATGTCCATAGCTAAGGTACCCATTAAACCACTTATTACCCCTAACATTATAGTATCCTCACGACAAGCAATTTTGATTATTTTCCATAGTTTCATACATCTTTCTCCTTTCGGGCATGAATTAATGATTTCTTCTTACCTTTATAGTTTGTTAGAAACAAGGAAAATAAACTAAGAAAAAATAAAATATGTAATTTAATATTTGCCATAAGCCTTCTGACCTTGTTCTGCCATGTTTGGTCTATCTTTAGGTTTATAAGTCTACGGATGTATTTTCTAATGAAGATACCCTACTTTTTTATGCCCTGAACAGGCCCTTTTTTAGCTCATTTTTTATTTAGCGGAGTTGCTTTATAACTGAAAGTTATCGAGTTATCAGAAAATGGCGAAGAAAACCTCTACAATGAATCGACATAAAATATCTTAAAGTCGTTAAAATATTAGTTGACTAACTATATAGTAATTAATATAATAATAAATAATACTAAAGTTATTATCATATATTTTGCAGAAATATTGACAAGATAAACTCAGAGGAGAGAAGAAGAGAGGTGGATAGTGGTGACTTAGGGAAAGGTTCTTAGTACTTATTTTAATTTATTGGAGGTGTAATAATGACCGAACTTATTTTATCCAGACTGCAATTTGCCATGACGACCTTTTACCATTTTATGTTTGTGCCGCTAACCCTGGGGTTAGGGGTTCTCGTTGCTATGATGGAGACCTGGTATGTTAAGAGCGGCAATGAAACTTACAAAAAAATGACTAAGTTTTGGGGAAAATTATTTTTGATCAATTTTGCCATAGGTGTGGTCACCGGTTTAACTCAGGAGTTTCAGTTTGGTATGAACTGGTCTGAGTATTCCCGCTTCGTAGGGGATATCTTTGGTGCTCCCTTAGCCATGGAGGCTTTAGTCGCCTTTTTTCTGGAGTCAACTTTTTTAGGACTGTGGGTGTTTGGCTGGGATAAGTTATCCAAGAAAATTCATCTTACAGCCATTTGGATTGTAGCAATTTCTTCGAATATATCTGCGTTTTTTATTTTAGTAGCAAATTCCTTCATGCAGGAACCTGTTGGTTATGCCTTGCGCAATGGCCGTGCAGAAATGACGGATTTTCTCGCCATAATTACCAATCCTCATGTCATTTATCAATTCCCTCATACTGTACTTAGCGGCTTTGTGACAGCGGCATTCTTTGTCATGGGTGTCAGCGCTTATCATTTACTGAAAAAGAACCATCCGGACCTTTTCAAACGATCCTTTCAAATCGCTGTTATTTTTGGACTGATCAGTACCTTAGGCGTGGCAGGCATCGGACATTTGCAGGGAATGCATCTTGTCAAATCTCAGCCAATGAAGATGGCGGCAGCCGAGGCCCATTGGGAGACTGAAAATCCCGCCGGTTTATCCCTATACGCCTCTATTGACGAGAAAGAGCAGAAAAATAACATTGAAATCAAAATTCCAGCCTTGTTAAGCTTTCTCTCTTATAATAGCTTTACAGGTG
This Desulfosporosinus orientis DSM 765 DNA region includes the following protein-coding sequences:
- a CDS encoding ammonium transporter codes for the protein MDFVSMLTEENAYMFNSIWVMVAAVFVFLMQPGFALMESGFSRSKNACNIWLKNLCDFLVGALVYYFIGFGLMYGDSWHGIIGINGFFNPLDQNLQIWDGMTLSPHIFLLYQTMFCATTATIISGSVAERFKFNSYLIVSAVMTGIVYPVCGHWIWGGGWLANIGFSDFAGSTAVHSVGAYAAFAGAFMVGPRIGKYKNGKSNAIPGHNIPMGLLGAFILWFGWYGFNPGSELGLDEVTFYTTITTTIAASAGGLAGLFISWIKYKKPDPTLAANGALAGLVGICTGVASVSYMGSLIIGLICGTMVVFSLQFVEKKLRVDDVVGAVSLHGCSGIIGTLLAGFLSRDAGLFYGHGGSFLLSQFIGVIAVGAFCLIVTFILFFVLKKTLGIRVSEGEELAGLDMEEHGMNAYHQ
- a CDS encoding cytochrome ubiquinol oxidase subunit I → MTELILSRLQFAMTTFYHFMFVPLTLGLGVLVAMMETWYVKSGNETYKKMTKFWGKLFLINFAIGVVTGLTQEFQFGMNWSEYSRFVGDIFGAPLAMEALVAFFLESTFLGLWVFGWDKLSKKIHLTAIWIVAISSNISAFFILVANSFMQEPVGYALRNGRAEMTDFLAIITNPHVIYQFPHTVLSGFVTAAFFVMGVSAYHLLKKNHPDLFKRSFQIAVIFGLISTLGVAGIGHLQGMHLVKSQPMKMAAAEAHWETENPAGLSLYASIDEKEQKNNIEIKIPALLSFLSYNSFTGEVKGIHELQEAAVQEYGPGNYVPPVTSLFWSFRIMLTAGLWLVLMSVLGIYFYKTKAYEQKAWFLKLMLWTIPVPYIANTAGWFLAEVGRQPWIVYGLQQVDLGLSTSVSLVSMTIAFIGFLLVYLVLAIAEVYLMVKYIKKGPEEVNKEENLKGGVRGASLWT